From a region of the Thermococcus sp. 21S7 genome:
- a CDS encoding 30S ribosomal protein S8e gives MAIWQGRSLKKPSGGRIILARKKRKRELGREPAFTKVGEDREKKKIIRTYGGNRKVRLIEALYANVFENGKGKKVKIISVIQNPANRQYVRRNIITKGAIIETEAGKAIVTSRPGQDGVVNAVLIKEESA, from the coding sequence ATGGCTATATGGCAGGGAAGGTCACTCAAAAAGCCTTCAGGCGGAAGGATTATCCTCGCTAGAAAGAAGAGGAAGAGGGAGCTGGGAAGAGAGCCAGCTTTCACCAAGGTCGGTGAGGACAGGGAAAAGAAGAAGATAATCAGAACCTACGGTGGCAACAGGAAGGTTAGGCTCATCGAGGCCCTCTACGCCAACGTCTTCGAGAACGGCAAGGGCAAGAAGGTTAAGATAATCAGCGTCATTCAGAACCCGGCCAACAGGCAGTACGTCAGGAGGAACATCATCACCAAGGGCGCCATCATCGAGACCGAGGCAGGCAAGGCCATCGTCACCAGCAGGCCCGGTCAGGACGGCGTCGTCAACGCCGTTCTCATCAAGGAAGAGAGCGCCTGA
- a CDS encoding helix-turn-helix domain-containing protein produces the protein MDVNELLALIRQGENERIEFKRRATPEIAREICAMANADGGYILIGVSDEGNVLGCDIKKARETISSSLQSVTPPLQVKTHVLEIGGRNVLVVEVPKSRNLCSIGGVAYIRIGSGIRPLSIQEILMLSSELGAVTWDEFPAAELTKMKEEYVEWFFSAVEKARGRRIPREDWSRYLRSSKAIKGDKLTNAGVLFFTDVDEFIPHAGGRIVKMDGERPVWSREFHGPVWKVIDEMYAELLSQFSTIEVVVGTKRTKLPEYPTRAVREAIINAFAHRNYAIPADVRIFIHPDRIVIRNPGGLMPGVDLEDPEHVPRNPNLCGLMYDAGYIEKYGYGLRLIREECRKHGLVEVEFKSSANRFEVVFKKKTGELLDDTDRKILEFLAVPRRSGEIAEYVGLSKPAVLKRLEKLEALGLVKAIGRGAQRRYEIVRR, from the coding sequence ATGGATGTGAACGAACTTCTGGCACTCATCCGTCAGGGGGAGAACGAGAGGATAGAGTTCAAACGCAGGGCAACGCCTGAAATCGCCAGAGAGATATGCGCCATGGCCAACGCCGACGGTGGCTACATTCTGATAGGCGTAAGCGACGAGGGCAATGTTTTGGGATGTGACATCAAAAAGGCCAGGGAAACGATATCCTCCTCACTTCAGAGCGTCACCCCGCCTCTGCAGGTAAAAACCCACGTGCTTGAGATTGGTGGCAGAAACGTTCTTGTCGTAGAGGTTCCAAAGTCCCGGAACCTCTGCTCCATCGGCGGAGTCGCCTACATCAGGATAGGCTCTGGAATAAGGCCCCTTTCAATCCAGGAGATTCTCATGCTCTCCTCCGAGCTGGGGGCGGTTACCTGGGACGAGTTTCCAGCGGCCGAGCTCACGAAGATGAAGGAAGAATACGTTGAGTGGTTTTTCTCGGCGGTGGAGAAGGCAAGGGGCAGGCGTATCCCGCGGGAAGACTGGAGCCGCTACCTGAGGAGTTCAAAGGCGATTAAGGGGGACAAGCTAACGAACGCGGGGGTCCTGTTTTTCACCGATGTCGACGAGTTCATACCGCACGCAGGGGGCAGAATCGTCAAAATGGACGGGGAGAGACCCGTATGGAGCAGGGAGTTCCACGGGCCGGTATGGAAGGTTATAGATGAGATGTACGCGGAGCTTCTTTCCCAGTTCAGCACGATAGAAGTGGTGGTGGGGACAAAGAGAACCAAACTGCCCGAGTATCCCACAAGGGCCGTTAGGGAGGCTATCATAAACGCCTTCGCCCACAGAAACTACGCAATCCCCGCGGACGTCAGGATTTTCATTCATCCCGATAGGATTGTAATAAGAAATCCGGGGGGCCTGATGCCGGGAGTGGACCTCGAAGACCCCGAACACGTGCCGAGGAACCCCAACCTTTGTGGACTCATGTACGATGCGGGCTACATCGAGAAGTACGGCTATGGGTTGAGGTTAATCCGCGAGGAATGCAGGAAGCACGGCCTCGTGGAGGTGGAGTTCAAGAGCAGCGCAAACCGCTTTGAAGTGGTCTTCAAGAAGAAAACCGGCGAGCTTCTGGATGATACTGATAGGAAAATCCTTGAGTTTCTCGCCGTCCCTAGGAGAAGCGGGGAGATAGCAGAGTACGTTGGCCTCTCGAAGCCTGCCGTGTTAAAGAGGCTTGAAAAGCTCGAAGCCCTTGGCCTCGTGAAGGCCATCGGAAGGGGCGCCCAGAGAAGGTACGAGATAGTTCGTCGTTAA
- a CDS encoding NOG1 family protein, translated as MKNPFEKMPTVLTADELIDKAFRRAEKAASAFTPKGGPRAKARQREELRVRTVSNVVRDNLRKLLDRTPGVSELPAFYRELVDTLVDRDQFHRSLARVNWAIKTIRNLEQRYVEKIRYSRDPDEIARLRRAFYGRVADVLRDIADDLEYLNRARNVLKDLPVVDLELPTVVIAGHPNVGKSTLLRALTNAKPEVASYPFTTKGINVGQFEEHYLKYQVIDTPGLLDRPLSERNEVERQAILALKHLGKVIVYIFDPSEYCGYPIEEQTHLFEEIYSEFGEFPFIVVLNKVDIADEEKIRRVEEFVRAKGLEPLRISALNGEGLDELKRRVIEMVKPMVEEQARKIMERELRKYREELEL; from the coding sequence ATGAAGAATCCGTTCGAAAAAATGCCGACCGTGCTTACCGCTGACGAGCTCATCGATAAGGCCTTCCGGAGGGCCGAGAAAGCCGCATCGGCATTCACCCCCAAGGGCGGCCCAAGGGCAAAGGCGAGGCAGCGGGAGGAGCTCCGCGTAAGAACGGTCTCAAACGTGGTGAGGGACAACCTCAGAAAGCTCCTGGACAGAACGCCGGGCGTTTCGGAGTTGCCGGCGTTCTACAGGGAACTGGTTGACACGCTCGTTGACAGGGACCAGTTTCACCGCTCCCTCGCGAGGGTCAACTGGGCGATAAAAACGATAAGGAACCTGGAACAGAGGTACGTTGAAAAGATACGCTACTCCAGGGACCCAGATGAGATAGCCCGGCTCAGAAGGGCCTTCTACGGCCGCGTTGCGGACGTTCTCAGGGACATCGCCGACGACCTTGAGTACCTCAACCGGGCGAGGAACGTGCTGAAAGATTTGCCGGTCGTTGACCTTGAGCTTCCAACCGTAGTGATAGCCGGCCACCCCAACGTTGGGAAGAGCACCCTTCTGAGGGCCCTAACGAATGCGAAGCCCGAGGTCGCGAGCTATCCATTCACCACCAAGGGCATAAACGTCGGCCAGTTCGAGGAGCACTACCTTAAGTACCAAGTCATAGACACTCCAGGTCTTCTTGACAGGCCGCTGAGCGAGAGGAACGAGGTGGAGAGACAGGCCATCCTGGCGCTCAAGCACCTCGGAAAGGTCATCGTCTACATCTTCGACCCCAGCGAGTACTGCGGCTATCCGATAGAGGAGCAGACACACCTGTTCGAGGAAATTTACAGCGAATTCGGAGAGTTCCCATTCATCGTGGTCCTCAATAAGGTGGACATAGCCGACGAGGAGAAGATTAGAAGGGTAGAGGAGTTCGTCAGGGCTAAAGGTCTCGAACCCCTCAGAATCTCTGCACTCAACGGCGAAGGCCTGGATGAGCTGAAGAGACGCGTCATCGAGATGGTCAAACCGATGGTCGAGGAGCAGGCAAGAAAGATAATGGAGCGGGAGCTTAGGAAGTACCGGGAAGAGCTTGAGCTCTGA
- a CDS encoding MBL fold metallo-hydrolase — MKLTVIYENHAGFRKGLLGAHGFSALVERGGTRVLIDTGTDGDMLLHNMGELGIDVDGIDFLFITHGHYDHTGGMKALLEARTKPLKVIGHPEIFRKRIALKPRRRDISIPFGMEELEELGAEFVLRKEPFEFAPGFWSSGEVPRRTWDRAVGYVEKDGKLERDSVPDDMALIIDLGNGAAVVTGCGHSGVLNIAWHAEDVSGKPVKALIGGLHLNGAKREILNEVTGRIEAERLYAGHCTGIDSYAYLKAMLGERIEPLHAGKTIEL; from the coding sequence ATGAAACTGACGGTGATATACGAAAACCACGCCGGGTTTAGGAAAGGCCTCCTCGGCGCCCACGGCTTTTCGGCGCTCGTTGAGCGCGGAGGAACCAGGGTTCTCATTGACACCGGCACGGATGGGGACATGCTCCTGCACAACATGGGGGAGCTGGGAATCGACGTGGACGGGATAGACTTCCTCTTCATCACCCACGGACACTACGACCACACCGGGGGAATGAAGGCCCTCCTCGAAGCCAGAACGAAGCCGCTGAAGGTAATAGGACACCCTGAAATCTTCAGAAAAAGGATAGCCCTGAAACCCAGAAGAAGGGACATCAGCATCCCGTTCGGCATGGAGGAACTTGAAGAACTGGGAGCGGAGTTCGTTCTCAGGAAGGAGCCCTTTGAGTTCGCACCGGGGTTCTGGAGCTCGGGAGAGGTACCCAGGCGCACGTGGGACAGGGCGGTGGGCTACGTTGAAAAAGATGGAAAACTGGAGAGGGACTCCGTTCCTGACGACATGGCGCTGATAATCGACCTCGGCAATGGTGCCGCCGTCGTCACCGGCTGCGGTCACTCGGGGGTTCTGAACATAGCGTGGCACGCTGAAGACGTGAGCGGGAAGCCGGTTAAAGCGCTGATAGGAGGTTTACACCTCAACGGTGCCAAGAGGGAAATCCTCAACGAAGTTACCGGGAGGATAGAGGCCGAACGGCTCTACGCCGGCCACTGCACCGGCATTGATTCATACGCGTACCTGAAAGCCATGCTCGGTGAGAGGATAGAGCCGCTCCACGCGGGCAAGACCATCGAGCTTTAG
- a CDS encoding undecaprenyl-diphosphate phosphatase → MVNIGEYVTPLVSGIVVALSSWLSISPEGYFVSNLLRGIDQAYVDYLVPAYLGVTFAVLFYFKEEIALGSQNVLRKSFDPDTRYLLYAAIFTVLLGYPILVEVRDVIGPRTSDMVNAAIGALIILLGLLAGTKSGAPFKGVESRIREEKGEATLLDAMLSGLSQGIALLGGISRSGLVLLGLLCTGINVRRALEMSFIVAPVYFVMKLAFLGGWEPALPVSLLFTAFLAAFVVSIVTMKSLVKLSESVSRRGFLVAFGSIAVAVYLLGVIL, encoded by the coding sequence ATGGTTAACATCGGTGAATACGTAACCCCCTTGGTTTCAGGCATCGTCGTTGCACTCTCGTCTTGGCTTTCCATCAGCCCGGAGGGATACTTCGTTTCAAACCTCCTTCGGGGCATTGATCAGGCCTACGTGGACTACCTTGTGCCCGCTTACCTGGGGGTCACCTTCGCGGTTCTCTTCTACTTCAAGGAGGAGATAGCCCTCGGTTCTCAGAATGTCCTCCGGAAGAGCTTCGACCCGGACACCAGGTACCTCCTCTACGCCGCCATCTTCACGGTTCTCCTCGGTTACCCCATACTCGTCGAGGTCAGGGACGTAATCGGCCCCCGAACCTCCGACATGGTGAACGCCGCGATTGGCGCCCTGATAATCCTCCTCGGTCTGCTTGCGGGTACGAAGTCAGGGGCACCGTTCAAGGGAGTGGAGAGCCGCATTCGGGAGGAAAAGGGTGAAGCAACTCTCCTCGATGCCATGCTCTCCGGCCTCTCGCAGGGGATTGCACTCCTCGGCGGCATCTCCAGGAGCGGACTGGTTCTCCTGGGTCTCCTGTGTACGGGCATAAACGTGAGGCGAGCCCTTGAGATGAGCTTTATCGTGGCCCCCGTATACTTCGTCATGAAGCTCGCGTTCCTCGGGGGCTGGGAGCCCGCACTCCCGGTTTCGTTGCTCTTCACGGCTTTCCTAGCTGCGTTCGTCGTCAGCATCGTAACGATGAAATCCCTCGTAAAGCTCTCGGAATCCGTCAGCCGGAGGGGTTTTCTGGTCGCATTTGGTTCAATCGCCGTCGCTGTTTACCTGCTGGGGGTGATACTGTGA
- the glmU gene encoding bifunctional sugar-1-phosphate nucleotidylyltransferase/acetyltransferase yields the protein MKAVVLAAGKGERLRPLTDDRPKVILKVANRAIIEYVLGNLDPFVDEFIVVVRYEKERLMNALGDEFNGKPITYVEQLPGDGTAKAIESAGELIGDEEFIVANGDIYFEIDGVKELVSAFRRERADAALLVKEFDDLSHFGKIEVKGNLVTAVREKPGRVSGYANLGVYIFKPDVFEFIKKTPLSERGEYEITDTLNLMLEAGRRITYAVYSGYWNDVGRPWNMLELNEYLLKNKLKHSIRGIVEEGATLVPPVEIGEGTVVRSGAYIIGPVKIGRNSRIGPNCFIRPYTSIGDNCHIGNAVEVKNSIIMDNSNAPHLNYVGDSIIGENTNLGAGTITANLRHDKGTVKVEIKGKLEDSGRRKLGAIIGHNVKVGINVSIYPGRKVGSNAFVGPGVIVDRNVPTGSLVVVKQEKTVMMR from the coding sequence GTGAAGGCCGTCGTCCTTGCTGCTGGAAAGGGTGAGAGGTTGCGCCCGCTGACCGATGACAGGCCGAAGGTGATCCTTAAGGTCGCGAACAGGGCGATAATCGAGTACGTGCTTGGGAACCTCGACCCCTTCGTGGACGAGTTCATCGTGGTGGTTCGCTACGAGAAGGAAAGGCTGATGAATGCCCTGGGAGACGAGTTCAACGGAAAGCCAATAACCTACGTCGAACAGCTCCCGGGGGACGGAACCGCCAAGGCCATCGAATCCGCGGGCGAGTTGATAGGGGACGAGGAGTTCATAGTTGCGAACGGGGACATATACTTCGAGATAGATGGAGTGAAGGAACTCGTGAGTGCCTTCAGGAGGGAAAGGGCTGATGCGGCGCTGCTCGTCAAGGAGTTCGACGATTTGAGCCATTTCGGCAAGATCGAGGTCAAGGGGAACCTGGTCACGGCCGTCAGGGAAAAGCCCGGCAGGGTTTCGGGCTACGCGAACCTTGGCGTCTACATCTTCAAACCCGACGTCTTCGAGTTCATCAAGAAAACCCCCCTCAGCGAGCGCGGGGAGTACGAGATAACCGACACCCTCAACCTGATGCTCGAAGCGGGGAGGAGGATAACCTACGCCGTCTATTCCGGCTACTGGAACGACGTTGGCAGACCCTGGAACATGCTGGAGCTGAACGAATACCTCCTCAAAAACAAGCTTAAACACAGCATCAGGGGCATCGTTGAGGAAGGCGCCACCCTGGTTCCTCCCGTTGAGATTGGCGAGGGCACGGTCGTCAGGAGCGGGGCCTACATAATCGGGCCGGTTAAGATAGGCAGGAACTCCCGCATCGGACCGAACTGCTTCATAAGGCCGTACACGAGCATAGGCGACAACTGCCACATAGGCAACGCCGTGGAGGTCAAAAACTCCATCATAATGGACAACTCCAATGCCCCGCACCTTAACTACGTCGGGGACTCGATAATCGGGGAGAACACCAACCTCGGCGCCGGTACCATCACTGCAAATCTGAGGCACGACAAGGGCACTGTAAAAGTCGAGATAAAGGGTAAGCTTGAGGACTCCGGAAGGCGGAAGCTCGGGGCCATAATAGGCCACAACGTCAAGGTGGGAATAAACGTTAGCATCTACCCGGGCAGGAAGGTTGGGAGTAACGCTTTTGTAGGCCCCGGTGTAATAGTGGACCGAAACGTTCCGACGGGAAGTCTGGTCGTGGTGAAGCAGGAGAAAACGGTGATGATGAGATGA
- a CDS encoding DUF835 domain-containing protein, which yields MFYKAYSTREKGWALLTTAFFINALDVESYILEPLGFNIHPEAYMIAAKIPNFFIAFLLIWGAIHLKHGGSRFKHVVYMSVFFIISYIWLILLATDAFSDPTERAILPSFALGSSLIYIGFVLKKNLISDHKVESLFPWGLMLLGALNLTYPVTRFLDWFAPIGFLLGATFRLVAAVGAIKFVFYPFKPVRRIEMNSLPPGGVLVPSKSVGDNVLADLVKRGGIVLVTRRNVEELRKALPSESLVFWVTRAKEGKLEDSPAIYAISPSRIDILTDLMAKAVEQGYRTVYLDVFEYLMVENGFENAIKFVLNVKDRIVSAGGTMFLVIDVNTLDPHQARIIKREFEEV from the coding sequence GTGTTCTACAAGGCGTACTCCACGAGGGAAAAGGGATGGGCCCTCCTGACCACCGCGTTCTTCATCAACGCCTTGGATGTGGAGAGCTATATTCTGGAACCACTGGGTTTCAATATACACCCCGAGGCCTATATGATAGCCGCGAAGATACCCAACTTTTTCATCGCGTTTCTTCTCATTTGGGGCGCCATACATTTGAAGCATGGCGGGAGCAGGTTCAAGCACGTTGTTTATATGTCCGTGTTCTTTATAATCTCGTATATCTGGCTCATACTCCTGGCCACGGACGCCTTTAGTGACCCTACCGAGCGTGCGATTCTTCCCTCCTTTGCACTCGGAAGCTCACTCATCTACATTGGATTCGTTCTGAAGAAGAACTTAATTTCCGACCACAAGGTTGAAAGTCTGTTTCCGTGGGGCTTAATGCTCCTTGGCGCCCTAAACCTCACCTATCCCGTGACTCGCTTTCTGGACTGGTTTGCCCCAATTGGATTCCTCTTGGGGGCAACGTTCAGACTCGTGGCGGCTGTGGGGGCGATAAAATTTGTGTTCTACCCATTTAAGCCTGTGCGGAGAATTGAGATGAACTCTCTGCCCCCGGGCGGCGTTCTTGTTCCGAGCAAATCCGTGGGAGATAATGTTCTGGCCGACCTTGTGAAGCGGGGAGGCATTGTTCTGGTAACCCGACGAAACGTTGAGGAACTGAGAAAAGCACTGCCGTCTGAGTCCCTCGTGTTCTGGGTGACTAGGGCAAAGGAGGGAAAGCTGGAAGATTCGCCGGCAATATACGCCATAAGTCCATCGAGAATCGACATTTTGACTGATTTGATGGCTAAAGCTGTGGAGCAGGGATATAGGACGGTTTATCTGGACGTTTTCGAGTACCTGATGGTTGAGAACGGATTCGAGAACGCCATCAAGTTCGTGCTCAACGTCAAGGATAGAATCGTGAGTGCGGGGGGAACGATGTTCCTTGTAATTGATGTCAATACCCTGGATCCCCACCAGGCAAGGATAATAAAAAGGGAATTTGAGGAGGTGTAG
- a CDS encoding CBS domain-containing protein: MVGILVQEVMTDRFQKIDIDAPLSEAIGIFEKEDPDLILVFDGNLYKGVLTQDLIVRSHLKWDPTKAKVKDVYKTAPVIKPDEDLSKAAKLMIEVDLRSLPVGESKAEITGVISDMELLNRIVKEEFGEKKVEDFMTKDVITLKPDDTVAKALATMRDHAISRIPVVNEEGRLEGLVTLHDLIIRFIKPRFKAQYGEVAGEKIPPFSMQLRDVMIRGVITIPAEATLRDAVKTMMDNDIDGLVVVDEGNRVRGILTVKDMLLPISRMVEKEVRFYLQLGGDADVLSDFTRERIIEDVRRFVDGYEDLLGQEGIIYLYIRRFNERFRGVHLYQARMRVVTDRGVFIATGETWGAIQAVHDALRAIERQLLQKAELEKDTHYYKRFLEKMGLD; the protein is encoded by the coding sequence ATGGTCGGTATTCTTGTGCAGGAGGTTATGACCGACAGGTTCCAGAAAATAGACATCGACGCCCCGCTTTCTGAGGCGATCGGAATTTTTGAGAAGGAAGACCCCGACCTTATTCTGGTCTTCGACGGAAACCTGTACAAGGGAGTCCTGACTCAGGACCTGATAGTACGCTCCCACCTCAAGTGGGACCCAACCAAGGCCAAGGTTAAAGACGTCTACAAGACCGCCCCGGTTATTAAACCGGATGAGGACCTCAGCAAGGCCGCCAAGCTCATGATCGAGGTTGACCTGCGCTCCCTCCCTGTTGGGGAGAGCAAGGCTGAAATCACAGGTGTTATAAGCGATATGGAGCTCCTCAACAGGATCGTTAAGGAGGAGTTCGGGGAAAAGAAAGTCGAGGACTTCATGACGAAGGACGTTATAACCCTGAAGCCCGACGACACGGTCGCAAAGGCGCTCGCAACGATGCGCGACCACGCAATCTCAAGGATACCCGTGGTAAACGAGGAAGGAAGACTTGAGGGCCTCGTTACCCTGCACGATCTGATAATAAGGTTCATCAAGCCCCGCTTTAAGGCCCAGTACGGAGAGGTCGCCGGTGAAAAGATACCCCCCTTCAGCATGCAGCTCCGCGACGTGATGATAAGGGGTGTTATAACCATACCTGCCGAGGCAACGCTGAGGGACGCCGTCAAGACGATGATGGACAACGATATAGACGGACTAGTTGTCGTTGACGAGGGCAACAGGGTCAGGGGAATCCTCACCGTCAAGGACATGCTCCTGCCAATCTCAAGAATGGTTGAGAAGGAGGTTCGCTTCTACCTCCAGCTTGGCGGAGACGCGGATGTGCTCAGCGACTTCACGAGGGAGAGGATAATCGAGGACGTGAGGCGCTTCGTTGACGGCTACGAAGACCTCCTCGGCCAGGAGGGCATAATCTACCTCTACATCAGGCGCTTCAACGAGCGCTTCAGGGGAGTGCACCTCTACCAGGCCAGGATGAGGGTGGTGACGGACAGGGGAGTGTTCATAGCAACCGGAGAAACCTGGGGCGCGATACAGGCCGTTCACGACGCACTTAGGGCAATCGAGAGACAGCTCCTCCAGAAGGCGGAGCTTGAGAAGGACACCCACTACTACAAGCGCTTCCTTGAAAAGATGGGACTGGATTGA
- the map gene encoding type II methionyl aminopeptidase — protein sequence MDEREALIKAGEIARQVKKEVADMIKPGAKLYDIAEFVERRIVELGGKPAFPCNLSINEIAAHYTPYKGDDSVLKEGDYLKVDLGVHVDGYIADTAMTFRVGMEEDDLMAASREALENAISVIRAGVKISEIGKAIEEAIRGYGFNPIVNLSGHKIDRYKLHAGVSIPNIYRPNDSYVLKEGDVIAIEPFATTGAGQVIEVPPALIFMHIRDRPVRMAQARRLLMHIKREYNGLPFAYRWLQGFMPEGQLKLALAQLDRAGAVYSYPILREVRGGLVSQFEHTVIVEKEGAYITT from the coding sequence GTGGACGAGAGAGAGGCACTCATAAAGGCAGGGGAGATAGCACGCCAGGTGAAGAAGGAAGTCGCCGACATGATAAAGCCGGGGGCAAAGCTCTACGACATCGCGGAGTTCGTGGAGAGGCGCATAGTTGAACTCGGCGGAAAGCCCGCCTTTCCGTGCAACCTATCAATAAACGAAATCGCCGCCCACTACACGCCGTACAAAGGCGACGACAGCGTCCTCAAGGAGGGGGACTACCTCAAGGTTGACCTCGGCGTCCACGTGGACGGATACATAGCGGACACAGCCATGACGTTCAGGGTTGGGATGGAAGAGGACGATCTGATGGCCGCCTCCAGGGAGGCCCTTGAGAACGCCATAAGCGTGATACGCGCGGGCGTCAAAATCAGCGAGATTGGAAAGGCGATAGAGGAGGCCATACGCGGTTACGGTTTCAATCCCATAGTCAACCTCAGCGGCCACAAAATAGACCGCTACAAGCTCCACGCGGGGGTAAGCATCCCCAACATATACCGCCCCAACGACAGCTACGTCCTCAAGGAGGGGGACGTCATCGCGATAGAGCCCTTCGCGACCACAGGTGCCGGGCAGGTCATAGAGGTTCCGCCGGCGCTCATATTCATGCACATCCGTGACAGGCCGGTGAGGATGGCCCAGGCCAGGCGGCTCCTCATGCACATAAAGAGGGAGTACAACGGCCTTCCCTTCGCCTACCGCTGGCTTCAGGGATTCATGCCGGAGGGACAGCTCAAGCTTGCCCTGGCTCAGCTCGACAGGGCCGGAGCGGTTTACAGCTATCCCATATTGAGGGAGGTTCGCGGCGGCCTGGTGAGCCAGTTCGAGCACACCGTCATCGTGGAAAAGGAGGGTGCATACATAACAACCTGA
- a CDS encoding TrkH family potassium uptake protein, with product MLELRKYINISDDIFVVKNLIGAILQGVGLAYLFPVLLVWLYPDEINYVVYFALPGVFSILLGAWLARHMGKIEDVNLRQAMVSAAFTWLFASLISVVPFIYIANMSFVDSYFESMSAWTGTGLTMMSHLESYPHILLFWRAWMQWLGGIGIVLVALTILIRPGVAAARLYRAEARSERIVPNLVNTSKVIFQIYFVLTVVGVYLYYINGMSLFDAVIHSMTGLGTGGMSSHDLSIGYFNSTSIEAVTIFLMIMGAVNFTVHYRLFRDRHLKPFFEDVQVKYMFIFLFPAIALIALSLTQVGDGIGDALRQAVFHSVSAITCTGFGIADLSKYPELGKFILGILMVIGGGAGSTAGGIKLIRVILMYESLKWTLQSAILPKGAVIKRKVGNYLFSEEDIQEVMSFTMTYFAFLLMGTLYTMLRLGTSLTDSFFEISSAQGNVGLSIGITSPALPVDIKILLILHMWIGRLEIFSTLVFIISVFFLAPRVVTRR from the coding sequence ATGCTAGAGCTCAGAAAGTACATCAACATCTCGGATGACATCTTCGTGGTCAAAAACCTCATCGGGGCGATCCTTCAGGGTGTTGGACTGGCGTACCTCTTCCCGGTGCTGCTCGTGTGGCTCTACCCCGATGAAATCAATTACGTTGTGTACTTTGCCCTTCCTGGAGTGTTCTCCATTCTGCTCGGCGCATGGCTCGCGAGGCACATGGGTAAGATTGAAGATGTTAACCTCAGACAGGCCATGGTCTCGGCCGCCTTTACCTGGCTCTTCGCATCGCTCATAAGCGTCGTACCCTTTATCTACATAGCCAACATGTCATTCGTTGACTCGTATTTCGAGAGCATGAGTGCGTGGACCGGCACCGGTCTCACCATGATGAGCCACCTTGAGAGCTATCCCCACATACTCCTCTTCTGGCGCGCCTGGATGCAGTGGCTCGGTGGAATCGGTATCGTGCTGGTTGCGTTGACCATTCTCATCCGCCCCGGTGTTGCGGCGGCCAGGCTTTACCGCGCCGAGGCGAGGAGCGAGAGGATAGTTCCCAACTTGGTGAACACTTCGAAGGTTATCTTCCAGATTTACTTTGTCCTGACCGTTGTGGGCGTTTACCTGTACTACATCAACGGAATGTCGCTCTTTGATGCCGTCATACACTCCATGACCGGCCTTGGGACGGGCGGTATGAGCAGCCACGACCTGAGCATCGGCTACTTTAACAGCACCTCCATAGAGGCCGTCACTATATTCCTTATGATAATGGGCGCCGTCAACTTCACCGTTCACTACAGGCTCTTCAGGGACAGACACCTCAAGCCCTTCTTCGAGGACGTTCAGGTCAAGTACATGTTCATCTTCCTGTTCCCCGCGATAGCGCTAATAGCCCTCAGCCTCACCCAGGTTGGGGACGGCATAGGCGACGCCCTCAGGCAGGCAGTTTTTCACTCCGTTTCGGCCATAACCTGTACTGGATTCGGAATCGCCGACCTGAGCAAGTACCCGGAGCTTGGCAAGTTCATACTCGGCATTCTCATGGTTATCGGCGGCGGCGCGGGAAGCACCGCGGGCGGCATAAAGCTCATACGCGTCATACTAATGTACGAGAGCCTCAAGTGGACCCTCCAGAGCGCAATACTGCCCAAGGGTGCCGTCATCAAGAGGAAGGTTGGCAACTACCTTTTCAGTGAGGAGGACATTCAGGAGGTTATGAGCTTCACGATGACGTACTTCGCCTTCCTTCTTATGGGCACGCTCTACACGATGCTCCGCCTCGGTACGAGCCTGACGGATTCGTTCTTTGAGATTTCGTCAGCCCAGGGCAACGTTGGCCTCAGCATCGGTATAACCTCCCCGGCACTGCCTGTTGACATCAAAATCCTCCTCATCCTCCACATGTGGATTGGGAGGCTGGAGATATTCTCGACCCTTGTGTTCATCATAAGCGTGTTCTTCCTCGCCCCGAGGGTGGTGACGAGGAGATGA